Proteins co-encoded in one Methanobrevibacter gottschalkii DSM 11977 genomic window:
- the mer gene encoding 5,10-methylenetetrahydromethanopterin reductase: protein MKFGIEFVPNQPLDEIVKLVKLAEDVGFEYAWITDHYNNKNVYETLALLAANTETIKMGPGVTNPYVRSPAIAASAIATIDEISEGRATFGIGPGDKATFDALGIEWTKPVSTIKAAIADINTLLAGDKTEGGAALGGVKAVQEHIPIYMGAQGPKMLETAGEIADGVLINASNPKDYEAAMPMIKKGIEAAGDKEFDVGAYTATSIGPDSDAAKNAAKIVVAFIAAGSPPQVIERHGLPEGFNEKMGGFLAKGDFGGAIGAVTDEALDAFSVCGTPDEFIPKIEGLAEMGVTQYVAGSPVGKNVEESIKLLGDVIASF, encoded by the coding sequence ATGAAGTTCGGTATAGAATTCGTACCAAATCAACCTTTGGATGAAATTGTAAAATTAGTAAAATTAGCTGAAGATGTGGGTTTTGAATATGCATGGATTACTGACCACTACAACAACAAAAATGTATACGAAACCTTAGCATTACTTGCAGCAAACACTGAAACTATTAAAATGGGTCCTGGTGTAACCAACCCATATGTAAGAAGCCCTGCAATCGCAGCTTCTGCAATTGCAACCATTGATGAAATTTCAGAAGGAAGAGCAACTTTCGGTATTGGTCCTGGTGACAAAGCAACTTTCGATGCTTTAGGAATTGAGTGGACTAAACCTGTATCTACAATTAAAGCAGCAATTGCTGACATTAACACTTTATTGGCTGGTGACAAAACTGAAGGTGGAGCAGCATTAGGTGGAGTAAAAGCAGTCCAAGAACACATTCCTATTTACATGGGTGCACAAGGACCTAAAATGTTAGAAACTGCTGGAGAAATCGCAGATGGTGTATTAATTAATGCTTCTAACCCTAAAGATTACGAAGCAGCTATGCCAATGATTAAAAAAGGAATTGAAGCAGCTGGAGATAAAGAATTTGATGTAGGTGCATACACTGCAACTTCTATCGGACCTGACTCAGATGCAGCTAAAAATGCAGCTAAAATTGTAGTTGCATTCATTGCAGCAGGATCCCCTCCACAAGTTATCGAAAGACATGGATTGCCTGAAGGATTCAACGAAAAAATGGGTGGATTCTTAGCTAAAGGTGACTTCGGTGGAGCTATCGGTGCAGTAACTGATGAAGCACTCGATGCATTCTCAGTATGTGGTACTCCTGATGAATTCATTCCAAAAATTGAAGGCTTAGCTGAAATGGGCGTAACTCAATATGTAGCAGGTTCTCCTGTTGGTAAAAATGTAGAAGAGTCCATTAAATTATTAGGAGATGTAATTGCAAGTTTCTAA